The Thermoplasmatales archaeon genomic interval TTATTTTGTAGCATAAGGGGAAGGACAGAAAAATACCACGCCAGATTGTTAAAGGATATGATAATAATCGGTGAGGATGAATTTATAGATATAACTGTCCCATTAATTATATTTGCGGGGACGGTTGCATTCCTTTTGTATTTGAGAGTGGCAATGGATTTATCGGGTCTAATGGCTTACATCATACTTGCGTCTGTATGGTTTGGGACGATAATAGCCAGAACATTGCTCTGGATCAAAAAATAATGTGAACCGCATGAACGACATAACCCATCTCCTTCTATTACATGTCACAATTATGATAGTCCTGGGGGCAGTATGGTACGCCTTCTGGTTTTATGTGGCAACAAATTGATGTTTGAGATGTTACCTCCGCGCCCTCGCTTGCGCTCGGGCGCGGGAAAGGATGAGATAAAATGAAATGGTACACACACGCCATTTTCGCAATATTTATAGGAGCAATAATAGGCTACCTATTCAGAACAGAACTGACAATACAATTCTTCATCATCACAATCATTGCAAGCCTTCTCATTGACTTCTCAGAAAAAGCAATCTTCAATGAACATCGAAGACAACTACACAACCTATTCACCATAATACCATGTATCCTGATTTACCTGTTCTTTGACATGACAATCGGCGCGGCCCTAACAGCAGGAATATTATCCCACATACTTTTAGATTGCATAACACCAACAGGATGTCGGTTTTTATGGCCATTACAAGAAAAACGCTACGGCGTACAATGGAAATACACTGGCAATAAAGCAAGGGAAAAAAGAATACTCTCAACAACCATAATCCTCGCATTACTTACTGTACTAGTACTTTTGCCCCATGGCCCATTCACATCAGCGATAACATCCTGGACAAACAGTACAGGGCACAATTCAACAAACTCGACATACCCTAATTTTCACATAAGCATCAACAACCCCTCAAATGACATGTGGATCCACCCGTTTCCAAATGGTAGCGTATTCATCGACGTATTAGATGACAATCGAGGCCAAGTAAACTACTATCCAGTTTATTACCCTGTTTACCCTAAGTCCACTTACCAAGGTAAGCCGGTTAATGCAAATTCAACACCTCAAGAAAAAGAAGAGGAAGTGGGGGAATAAGGATGGTGAAAAGAAAACCCGAAATAACCAAAATCCATGAAATGCTCAAAAAGATCGAACGAATATACACTAACAGAAAAATGTACACGCAAAAAGTATACATAGACGCGCGGACAGCATGCAAACTCGAAATCCTAAGCTATTTAGAGACCAGATCAAAAAGTGAGATACTAAGGAAAGCCATCCGCAAATACATAAGAAATTACGAGTCTAAAAATGGTAGTTTGCTAAACAGGATACGACGCCAATAAAATCGTATTTTGTTCATTTTTTCCTAACCTTGTTTTTTGGCCTGAAATTTATGATATTATTCTCATCTTTTATCCATGGCAAAAAAAAGGAGAAAAAAGGGAAAAGAAAGGAGAGGATGGGGGGCGTTTTATCCTAATGCAGATATGATTTCTCCGGTGTAGGGGTCTACTGTTGCGCCGCCTATTGCTCCGTATTCTGGGTGTTTGGCGTCATAAGCTGTGACATGATAGTAGCCGTCCTCGCCGAGGTAAACATCTAAAATCGTGTCAGCGGATGCATATGGTTTCATGATTTCAAGGATATCTTCTGGGGTTAGCATGTGGGATCCACTCGTAGATCCGGAACTTGTAGGTTCTGTGGATTCTATTTCTGGGGCTTTTGTTTTGATTTTGAGAGTGTTCAGGATCATCTCTAAGTCTTTGGGGAAGTTTGTGGCTGACAGGTTATAGTTGTTTACTTTTTCTGTGTATTCTATCATGTAGAATGTTGTTTCGTTGATTGGGATGAAAATGTACCATGCTTCTTTGTATCCGCCTTCTTTGGCCGGCCAAGCGCTTTTGTAGTATATTATTGGCCTGGTGCTGATGTTCATTGTCATAAGTTCTGAGACTTGGTTATGGCTTTGGTAATTGTATAGTATTGCTTCTTGGATGTCGTTGAAATTTTCGCTGCTATAGTCGAGCCTTATCATTTGAATTTTTTTATTTTCGCCGAAGATTCCAAGGAAAGGTTCTTTTTTAGCGCTGAAGAATGTTTGACCCCATTTGCAATCTCCTAGTTGATCCGATGGTTTACTTATTTTTACTTTGTAGTCTTTGGGGTATTGGAAGCTTAGGATGTTATCTTGGTAGCTCGCTGTTTGTTCTTGTTTTTTGGCTTGGAGGGTGGTCAAGGCTAAAAAAACTAAAGCCACTAATAAGGTGACTAGGATATATTTTTTCATGGTCCTAATCACCTTCTATTTTTTTTCCTGTTTTAGCTTTTTCTATACTGGGGTAAATAAATTTTCAGATAAGAAGAGAAGTAATGATATATCGGAGCTATTTTTTGCTTGCGCTCAGGTACGGAAAATGTGCATTTGATGCTATGTTCTTTTTATTATCTTTTTATAATAATATTGGATTTAGTATGTTGATATGAGTTTTATTTGATCGTTCTTTTCAGAATCTGAGCCGTTTTAAGGCCTTAAAGTTTATAATACTAATCTTATAAAATATATTATCACAAAAGGGGATTGGAGGTGATACACTTTGAAAAAATATCCAATAGCTATCCTGCTATTAGGCCTCGCCCTGTTTATTATGACAGGTTCGGCTTCGGCGGCGGATGGCTACTTCTATGAAGTATACACAAACCAAACAACTGCCAAAGTGGGCGACCATGTCCAAATAGAAGTCGTAGTGGACACTATCCCATCTGATCAGGGCTATAGCTTGGATAATGTGACGGTACAATCCTACATCACGCCTCGGCTCAAAATAGAAGATGTAACAGTAACCCATGGAACATACGAAAATGGCACATGGTACCTTGGAGATGGATACTACGGAGTAGCAAGCGCAACATTCTACTGCCTCGTAAACGGAACCGGAACACTCACAGGACAATTCTTCCTACGAGCCGACAACGATGAAAACAGAACCAACAACTACGCCAGGATAGACATTGAAGTACCATTCACAGACCTGAAAAGCACAGCAAGAATACCCAGTAGTCTAGCGCCAGGGCAGGTATTCAATTACACTGTCACCATCGTGAATATGGGAGTGGAAAATGCAACCAATACAAAAATGCAAATAAACTTGCCCAGCAATGTAGAATACCAATCCTACACAGCCACCAAAGGAACATTCAACCCACAAACAGGAATCTGGACGATCGGCACACTAACATACGACAACGACGACAACGAAAATGATGACCCGCTCGGTGAAAACGCAACACTAACCCTAACACTAAAAGTCAAACCAGACACCACGACGGGCACATACAACATCACAACCCAAACAACCTGTGACCTAAGCCTACTCAGCATATTCCAAGCCAGTCCTACCACAGCACTCAGAATCACCGACACCAACAAAATACAACTAATCATAACAAACCCCACAGGTGTAAGACAAAGACACGTCATCTACCTAACGATAACAGACGGCTCAACAACAATAAACAGATCATATAACTTCTACCTGGGAGCAGGCGGAACCAGGACAATAAACCTTGGAAACCTACACCGCGGCGCCCAAATCAAAATCACACAATACACATACAATGCTGAGCGCACAGCCAAGACAATACAATACACACAAAAACTAAAAGGCACCGCACACGAAAACAGCAAAACTACAACCGTCCAGAACGTGAAAGGCCGACAACGACAAACAATAAAAAGAATAACCAGGGCCACAATAAACAACCAATTCCAAATAATCTACACATAGAGTGGTTATACCCGCCCGCCCAACCCTATGATTAGTCCGCGCCCTCGCTTGCGCTCGGGCGCGGTTTTTATTTTTTTCTCCAAAAAAGAAAGGAGGCCGTTTATGTCTAGTATTGAAAATTTTCAGAAGGTAAGGAAAATTATGGAAATCAGAAATGAACTTAAAGAATATGACTTTGAAATGAGATTGCTAAAAGATGCTGAACTGCATCTTGCAATAGCAGGCGACGGTGAAGCAATTTACTTATTCATGATACTATTACCATATCAGGAAAAATTCAAAATACTGAAAAGACACATTTGGAAGTTCAAAACACTAGCCTACAAATTCAGAGCAAGACCATACATTGTAACATATAATGTACTGACAGCATTCTACCCATTACATGCACTTGAAGACGCTGAAAAATACTTTGTTTTGGATACAGAGAAATCGAAAGGAATGATGTTTTCGTTTGGGACGATAGTATCAGAGCAGTTACAAGAGAGACTTGCAGTTTAATCTTTTTCTTATTTTAATTATTCTTTTGAAGATATTACATGAATGAAATTTCTGCACTGTATGGGCCGATTAATTCTATGGACTCTTCCTTGAAATTTTTGGTGAGTCTTCCCTTCTTGTTTGTGATGAACTCTGGTATTTCTTGCGGTTGTAAAATTGTATAATATTCTGTTTTTATTTTTAAGGGCCTTTGACCTACGAGAGCGACAATAGCATGAACCCAAGGTCTCTTGGTGCCAATATTTTTTATTAAGAAGTTTCTTAAAGCCAGTGCGTTGGCCTTTGCTTGTTTACCAGGTCTTCTGGTTACTTTTTTCCATTTTGGGTTTAATATGCTGCCCTCTTTCAAGTACCACTCATCTCCTTTTATGAGGTATTCGCCTTCGTAGCTTTTAGTTTCAACTACGAAGATCCCATTTGATCCGATTACTACATGATCAATATTCCCTGTGTCACCAGGTAATTTCACATCATAGAAAATAAAATAACCCTCAGGTAATTTTTCTAATTCATCATTTACTATCTTTTCTCCTTCTAATCCTTTTTTCCAACTGTATCCTTCGCATATACCATATATTAATATTATTATACCTGCAAATACACTGAGAATGGCCAATAAGAAGCCGTTTATTAACCAAATGAAACCTATTATGCCCATACTTACTCCTATGATCTCTATTAGTCTATAATCATAAGCTTTGTTTTCAGTGTAAGCTCTTCGCAATGTTATGAACTTTCTTACCGGTTCTGGCTCCTGTGACCTTGCGTATTCCGAATATTCAAGTAGAGTTTCATAATATCTGAGTTTGCTTCCACAATCACAAATTTCGAATATCTCCTCGTCATCTTCAATTGAATAATAAGTACCACAATTGTCACATATCAGATAGGGCATTAAAATCAAGCCCCCCACAATCCGCATTATTGCCAAAATTACACTTAAAACTTCTTCCTAACAGCATATACAATAGACTATTGTAACCTGCCAATAGACTACAATAGATTCAACAATAATCTACCGTAACATATAATAGATTACAGTAGACCACCAATAGACTACAATAAACACCCAAATAATATCTAATAGACTATCTACAATCTACAATAGACTACAATATTATATTGTAGAATCTACAATAGACTACAATATGAAATATCTAAGTTCAACAATCAAATGTTATGAACGCAAATACAAACGCAAGGGCCGCCAATACACCACCACACAATACACAATCAACCTCAGAAAAGAAGAAGTCGAATCACAAGACTTCAAATGCGACGAAGAAATATGCATAATCCCAAAACAAGAATTCCAAGAACTAATAAAAACCCACCAAAAACATCAAAAAATACTAGAAGAAAACAGACAACTAACAAAACAACTAGGCCAAATACAAGCCAATTATGACAAATTAAAAAATGAATACAGGCACCTAGAAGAAGTGTACAAGAAAAGGGAAAAACAAATCAGCCACTTAGAAAATGAAGTAGAAAGATTACAAAACAGAGGAATATTCGAAATCATCCTAGAAAAATTGACAAAGAGAAAAGCAATAGAAAAACCCAGGGAATAATACGTGGAGCTGGTGGAAAAGTCAAAAACTAAGACTAAACTATAAGATTTGCCATCAGTTAAAATATTTTCTCACCAGTTGCATTGCAATGTGGACATTTCCACTTGTAACCTGTTGAGCCATTCGGGAGATTTATAGTTTCTTTTATGATTGGTGATTGCCCAAATTCGGGGCAGGGGTCATGTGACTGCCATGTCCCAGTTTCTTGGTATTCTTGGTTTTGGGTGTTGTTTGCGGCCAAAAAAACCAGCCAACCAAAAGAAAAAAACCGCTATAGGAATAATACATATTAAAGCATCTTTCACTTTACTCAATCATATCAGCTCCTTATAATCTTTATTGAAACATTAAATTTTTTATATTTCGATTATATGAAATCCAGCTCCACATCCAAAAATAGTATCAACTACTGCTTATTATGTTGTTTTATGATGTTCCTATTAGAAAACTTTATATATTGAATGTTTCATATGTGTAAATGGTGTGTCTAATATGAGTAATCATAAAAAAAGGGTGCAGGTTACTTTTAATCAGAGCCAATGGAACTTGATAGA includes:
- a CDS encoding metal-dependent hydrolase translates to MKWYTHAIFAIFIGAIIGYLFRTELTIQFFIITIIASLLIDFSEKAIFNEHRRQLHNLFTIIPCILIYLFFDMTIGAALTAGILSHILLDCITPTGCRFLWPLQEKRYGVQWKYTGNKAREKRILSTTIILALLTVLVLLPHGPFTSAITSWTNSTGHNSTNSTYPNFHISINNPSNDMWIHPFPNGSVFIDVLDDNRGQVNYYPVYYPVYPKSTYQGKPVNANSTPQEKEEEVGE
- a CDS encoding DUF11 domain-containing protein, with amino-acid sequence MKKYPIAILLLGLALFIMTGSASAADGYFYEVYTNQTTAKVGDHVQIEVVVDTIPSDQGYSLDNVTVQSYITPRLKIEDVTVTHGTYENGTWYLGDGYYGVASATFYCLVNGTGTLTGQFFLRADNDENRTNNYARIDIEVPFTDLKSTARIPSSLAPGQVFNYTVTIVNMGVENATNTKMQINLPSNVEYQSYTATKGTFNPQTGIWTIGTLTYDNDDNENDDPLGENATLTLTLKVKPDTTTGTYNITTQTTCDLSLLSIFQASPTTALRITDTNKIQLIITNPTGVRQRHVIYLTITDGSTTINRSYNFYLGAGGTRTINLGNLHRGAQIKITQYTYNAERTAKTIQYTQKLKGTAHENSKTTTVQNVKGRQRQTIKRITRATINNQFQIIYT
- a CDS encoding NERD domain-containing protein; this encodes MAIMRIVGGLILMPYLICDNCGTYYSIEDDEEIFEICDCGSKLRYYETLLEYSEYARSQEPEPVRKFITLRRAYTENKAYDYRLIEIIGVSMGIIGFIWLINGFLLAILSVFAGIIILIYGICEGYSWKKGLEGEKIVNDELEKLPEGYFIFYDVKLPGDTGNIDHVVIGSNGIFVVETKSYEGEYLIKGDEWYLKEGSILNPKWKKVTRRPGKQAKANALALRNFLIKNIGTKRPWVHAIVALVGQRPLKIKTEYYTILQPQEIPEFITNKKGRLTKNFKEESIELIGPYSAEISFM